The Bradysia coprophila strain Holo2 unplaced genomic scaffold, BU_Bcop_v1 contig_297, whole genome shotgun sequence DNA window ATAGAAGTGAGCCGGTTGATATTTGGTTTGCTTTCAAGTTGTCATAGAGTGGCGTATCGTTGGTGACGAGTGCCCCACCCAAGACATCGTTGTGGCCGTTCATGTACTTGGTCagtgaataaaaaattacGTCCGCGTCCATTTCCAACGGTCGTTGAAAGTATGACGTCATGATTGTGTTATCGATAGCAAATATGATTTCCTGATTCGATCGCGAGTGCACAATCTTCGCAATCGCAGCAATGTCTGATATTTTCAGGCATGGATTCGACGGCGATTCTACCCAAACTAACTAAAACAGGCCAGGTCATTCAAAAGCTTCACTGTGAAATGTTCAATTTACTCTTGTATTCGGTTTGATGGTAGCTTCAATCGATTTTGTGTCGGTGGGATCGAAAAAGTCGATTTCGATTCCTTGATTCTTGCAATATTGCTCGAAAAGAGTTCGAGGTCCACCGTAGTTCTCATTGCTTGCCATATAATGCTCACCCGGTTTCAAAAGATTTAGCAGTGCGGTTGCGGCCGAACAGCCCGATGGATACACCAGACAGTGTTTGGCTTTATCCATACCAGCTATACAATTTTGTAGTACATCAACTGTTGGATTGCCAAAACGACCATAGCAGTAACCCTTGAAATAATatggaaaattgagaaaatcgaaTTCAAGGCAAACAATCTGCTGACCTTGAACCACACCTGTTACCTTTATGTCCGTTGGATCTTCTTGGAAATACGTCATTGTTGTTACTATCGGAGGTATCACCTCTGAATTTGACCACTGGCCGCACTTCTGGCCATCAAGTATTGCTCTGGTTTCGAATCTTCTTCCTTCAGTCATTTTTGATGCGATAAACAGACTTCGCTGTTTGAATCACCAGTTGCTACTGAcctttattcaaaaattatttttaatttaatttctatttaTACAAATGTCTTCACAATTAAATCGTTCACAAGACGCGTTATTTTACACGACTTGATAACATCACTCTCTATACAATAATATCGGAAGCATGTGTGATTTGTTTTCCTACGCGTGCAACGATGTGTTTTCGACGAGCTCCTAATCGTAATTacacgaaaattaaaaattctaatcCACTTTTGCATTATGATAAACAAATTATATGCGCGTGTAAGTAGAGCGcctgtgacgcaagtcccactataagatgaagaaaaatcaacagaaaattattGTCGTTGACTACAGAAAATTGGGAAATTGTCCAACTTTTCAATATGTTATAAAAGATCTTTTCGTTCGTCACGCGATAACTTACCAAGTATTTGTTGCATAGCTTTGGGAAGAGAGGAACAAACTTGCCAAATGAAGTGGGTTATTACCTCATCATCCTGCCGAGCTACAGCTGAGAATTGGAAACAGTTGGTAGCATAGACTATTCATGTTTGATATAATTGGATTACTTTAAATGATAGACTGGTCATAGCTGAGCAACATTCATTGCGTTTATATGTGGGGTTTAACataccttattttctccactcaaaaggccatatttttcatgccttgggcataaatttcagaatttttcacgTAATTTTAACACTCGGCTAACTATTGTTGACGCCTTGTCTGATGAAATTTGGGGAGGggagaaaatgtctattttctcccaTCTTGTTTTGACAACGGAGaaaaaatagacattttctgcATCGAACTGTCACctcacggtgtggttgaatggagtttaattaaatatgtcgtcgcaaatttaatatttttggatattcttAGTCTGCTTGTGACCCTGAACCACAttccaaaaaagattttgattttcaaccGTACAGTCCGGACCAAGGATCCATCTGTGGGTACGATAGAACTGATTGGGGTTGCAATGGAAAGGGTATGGAATTCTGATAGTTAtgttattaaaaatttgtccCATGGATGCAAAGTGCACTGGTTGcagttgaaaaatgaaaatttttggaaaattctaCAGGCGGTGATATTTGAATCACAGATTTAGTAATTTGTTGTACTAGTAGAGTGACATTACCTCTACCAATATCCAATACCTTTACAGTGGCCCACAATTTTTCTCTCCTATTTGGCCACTCGTGATAATTTTTCGCAGCCAAACTGCTTAATTTTGTTATGATGCTAGTTTCAGCTTTCCAAAAACACCCCACTTGCTATATCTCTGGTCAGCAGTGTCGTTCTATTGAGTGGCTTAGTGAGGTAAGTCCATCTACGACGAATTTTTAAGCATGACTTCAGAAAAATGgtgtaacaaattgatgtttttgtttcgtgaaGAAAAACATCCAATCACCTCGCAAAGGTGAAAAAcgttatttttaacgatggaagaaaataggaaattccgaCTGGCTTTCGCTACGTTCTGATCGCAAAACTTtcctcttgttggaattttctatttctttcCTTCGTAAAACAAAGAACCTTGTTCAATTTCATCTAAAAGTGGTACAATTTCACCAAATAGAGCTTCTTTGGAAAGTTCTCGTTAAGATCTATGAAATGGAATTGAAGAATTTAAGAAtcgtcgaaaaaaaatattcgaaaaaacTCTAAAAATGGTTCATTACCAAATCAAATGTacgaaatttgagaaaattgaatcaagagaagatttacaaaaaattgacaattttgatacaaaaaaCTCTCCCCATTTCAAATGCAATGCATTGACTATATGTCTCAATACGATTCACAAATAtaaggaaaaaattaaatctttggTAGGATCCTGTAGTTGATCCGTCATCTTTCCACATAACAGCGACTCGACTTTCAGCACGACCACtattaatattaaattgaatttttcccacttttttCTAAAACATAAATTCTAACCTTTCTGCAGAGATGGCGCAACAGCAATGTGCGAATAATATATTATTCGAAATTAGAAAGTTTGCTGTCCTTGTCTCACCATCAACCTCAGCCATCTGTCATTCAGACATTGTTTTGTcgtagaaattattttttctctaactaaaagtgttttacatttttgcagtATCAGAATCTATCTgacgattaatttttttgttaatttgtgATTCCGACTTAGAAAGAGGATTCGATCGATAATTGGTAGCACGGAACATTTGAAACTGGTGAGTGCAAAGGATTCGGTTGGTCTTTTACCATAAAAGTTGTCGTAAAATGCcatcgattttaggcaattgccgaagacaattaaaagttactataacagaaaatcgttgttgccgaaaacattcagaaaattaaaaaacgattcgatgtttttgaacgacattcaacagggctggtacaaaaatcaaaaattgttctaagttacacccctgtgTCTTTTAcattattgatttttatgttGCGGCGTTTTTATTCTCGTCATGAAACGATAAAATTATGGATTTTCTTGAGAATTCGTTCGGGATATTCTTCAGGTCAAAACCGTTCTAGTTCGACTACAGTAGCACAGTTTCAATAAATCGATCgttttgttggaaaataatttatcgtTTCATATTTCGATGACCACTGACGGTGGCccatcgaaattttgtttccattaTGTTGAGGTTATACGTCCTGGATTATCGAATAGACGGAATTGGATATCAGATTAATATCCGCGTGGAAAATCTAATtggaaattcggttaaatacCAACTGGTTTGTCTTATTGGATGCATCAAACGTATTGGTGTCCATCTCAACCTGTTcgcattataaaaaaaaaaaaatgaaagttcaattTCATCACGATTTCTATGCGTCagcgcaattttttttctgtctcaAACAATACTGAATCATCCAGCACTATGGAGAAACGAGTCAAGtttacaaaaagaatttaatttctgtATTGTGGCTAATaatcatcgaaaatttcaatttattgtaatttgcTCACTCAGAccataaaataatttgcaaagtaatttgatatgaaAAATGCTAATAACCATTACCTGCCGACATTCCCTTTAAATCCCATTACAAATTAGAGTACATTGAACTGTTACGACAATATCCTCACTCTGAGTGTATGCTAGAATGAGATTCTTGTAAGATAGGCGAGAAGACTGATTTAACAGGTAGTATACAGCAAGCATGATCGCAAATGTAATGTTTGAATCTGTTACCTCAcctgttcgaaatattttcaaccgaTTGATTactcaaaatcttttatttcaataGATAAACCATACAGTGCTTCTATATAAGCCAACTTCAACCGGAGGTAATCATTTAGTTTtgattgtcgataacagatgacacgATCTTCTTACTTATTTCGGCGGTAATCGGGTTTCTGTTTATTTCATGTTGCCTTATTATGCTAACGAGGCCTTCTAAAGGTGGATAGTAGCGCATCGGTTTCAACTTGTATTTAATTCCTCTCATTTTGAGAACCCATAGTTAAGGTTAACTGGTCAGAGACTCATTAACTGGTTATTCGTATTTAACTGTCGTGGTCCAGCTGTCACCGATTTTCGTTGGATTAAATTTCTTTCTCTATTTtcaataggtttcttccaagcaaCGGTTCAGTCGAACAAAATGAAACGTACACGAACCGATGTCATCCAGAGAACTACAACTTATTCtcctttgttattttgacaattgcattgttaatagtgttgaggttatggctctatATGGATGACGGTTtgatatttcatttcaccttggaagaaacctatgcCTGTACGTAAATCTTTGGTGGGCTTTGGTGATGACAGTGTGTTGAATACATTTTCTAGTGTGGGAACTCTTTTCCTTAGTTTGGTTGAACTTACTTCTTACCGACCGAAAACAATGGATTATTTTATTGGATTTGTTGTTGCTGAGAACAGATGACTATCCGATGATTGAGAGGTAGATAACATAGAGGATAGATCAATTCTGATCGACTTCTAACTCCAGTGAAGAAAAATGGAAGTTTCGGTGCCTctattgagaaaaacgttgtatgcaactcggtgataaatggTTTTAGACACACaatgtgcctaaaaaagcatttgtcTTCGGTGGCATAATAAACTATTTTTGACTAAAAGATAACGAATGGATTCGGGAGTCTGTTTCTATCTGTATCTATCTCTAGAAGGTTAGGCCTTCCTTTTCCCTCTATGTCCGCAAGAACTGAAGAGATGTGGAATTTTAAAGTGCATGGGAGAATCCAAAGCATTGAAAGATGCATGTAATGCCTGTAAGATGGAAACAGTGGCAGAAACCATTCTTTTAAGATGTAGAATTGGGTTTGCTTTTTGGTACGTACGTTTCAAACATCAAACATCGATAAGTGTGAGCAAATAAAGGTCTCGTTCATTCTTGCAAAACACAGATACATTTTAAAGCTTTGTGAACAAAGTTAATGATGTTTCAACTCCCATTTCTGGCTTAAACTTTCGTTGATTGCCTGAAATGGAGACCCTACATGAATTTCTATATTAAACGATACGTCTGCTGAATTTACTTAactttcgaataattttccaattaatttttatcggTGACAATGAGAATGTGATAATGAACTTGAATAAATTCAGTAATTTGGGGCTGGGGTAACAATTTGACTACACATTAATTATACAAAGcgaaacagaaacaaaaattaagcgATAAAGGTTGCCCCCAAAGTTTGCTTTCTAATCGCTTTCGCCAGTCAGAAACGCAAAATGAAGACAAACTTTTCAGGTGTGCGAtcgaataaatttacatttttctttcggtGTCAGAATAAACGGTCTCggattttgtgtaaaattgtCTGCACATAAAACTGTACATTGAACACACTTACACAGTCATCTTCACTTCACCCAAcccgaaaaacaaaaaagtgtaAAGCAATTTCCGGCCACTGTTTCAAAATGTAAACtcgaatgttttttgtttcattggaTGGCATTATACACACCGCGAATTAGTGAGagggttttttgttttgagagTAAGCATATGTGTGAAATGATAGCTTCCGCATTGTAGCTTTTGTTGTAACGAAAGGAAAAGCAGGAGAACATAAATTCGATTCCATGGAAAATGGTGTGTATAAGTTATGGCATATAAGGCATATTGTCACGAAATTTTGAGGACAACAAGACCCATTAGGTTCAGATGGTCTTGAGCATACAATCCACCCGATACAGCACATCGACTTTAACAAAGTTatgtaataaatttaaagaaaaaaagggAGTTGTTTTGCACCGTGACCGAGTACGTGTGGATTTTATGTGCGTTTTTATTTCCGagaacatttcatttattgattGATTGTATTTTAAAGGGAAAAAGAGAGTCTTGATTCGGATCTAAATGCCTTCTTCCGTATGGATGTATGCTTGTATATAGATATGTAGCTATGCGCTGTTATCTTAATCAAATTGTGGTTTATGGTGTGGAATAAATTTCTGCACGTTGCTAACATGGTGGTACGGGTATGATAAAGGATGGGCtccgttttatttgtttgaatttatttttcttttcccaAATGTGATTGTGAGTTGGTATTATGCATATACATATATGCACAGGCTATGTCGCAATAAATTTGGCAACATTTCACCCAGAACCTGTGAATCGTCTCATTTTCAATCCCTGCGTAGTGGGATAAGGATTTCTGTGTCGGAAATGCGTTAGCATCGAAACAGCAGAcacgatttttatttcgattttaatgTCTTCGAAGCGATTGAATATGAATTGCTGACAAGGAAACAGTTGTTGACAGTGACGTAACCGAAAATATGAATTGTGGGGAGAGAgctaaacaaacattttcgtttcgttaCTTTGAATCGTATTACAGTTATTTGAAACGACAAACAATGTCCTCGATATACATTGAAAATGTGAGTTAATAGTAGCATCGAGTAGCGTGGTAAAAAGTACGCACGGCACGATAGACGATAAACTAATAACAGTAATGATTTAGATTCCTTTATCTGACACATAAGAAACTACACTGTCGTGTATCGTGCATCAAAGATCGGTACAGGTCAGTTTACTCTGGACTTGAACTGAAAATACCTGATCTTGatcaatcaatttcgaccTGACTTGACACCTGATTTTATCTGAAACCTGATTATAGTGATGAGGCCCAACCTGATCTGAAATCTGACAGATTTACCCGAAAATTAGTATGAAAAATTCGGGCTACCTAAAACCCGATCTGACAGGTTTGATTGAAACCAGGCTCGGATCCGGTCAggtttgtttaataaaattacCTACTTGACCTGAAACCGGGTATTACTGATTTGTGACCGCGGTCGACCTATTCCGAGCTTTACATCGTTCCATTGGTGTTCCATTTACACTTTGTTCCTGTTTCATGTAGACAAAGTTACCCAAAAACAGATTAGACCAAGAAATCTGTCTTCAGTATCTTTGTTCTTGGTTTCTCGTTTTTCTACATTCCTTTCGATTGATAATAAAGTTTCACACGACTGAACTACGTCAGTACTACGTTGATAACACACAACACATTCAATTTTAGCACACCTTTCGTTTTCTGCgtcaaactttttcttttcgcaACCACCTCTGAACCTCGAAAAGCCGTTcgtattgaaattattttcgttccaTTTGTGTATCtcgtaaaatttaataaattttttttgcaatatcATCGGCATCGCATTCAGAATTTCCAAAGTTACAAATGTAAAAGAACGGCTGGTTTTCGTGaaagtttattgaaattgaaaacgatTTGGTATTGTTAAGGTTGAGGTTGAATTGTTGAGGTTTTTATAATGTAAAAGCTGCGTTTGTAGCAGTCATTTGTCGAAATTGAATAGGTTATTGATGGAAAGGCACcgttacaattttaatggaaatccTTTAGCGGTGTTTGCACTGTGTATCAATAGGTATTTATCTAACTggaattttaacatttaataaaTGATAGGTCTGATATATTCACTAAATCTTGTTCTTCGTTTGATTAAAGTATTGTCTGGTGTTTGATtggaaatctgttacttcatttgtttgaacatcAATTTCGCTGTATAAGACAGCACTAATCAAAGttcgtcgcttatttttgtcgtggCTGTCCATGACAGATGACTAAAAGTTCGGCTGATCATAGGATTAGGATTAGATGGGAAGGGGGTTAaacccagcacctaagcctctggtaggcctgttgtgctatcgCATAAGTCACTTGATCGTATGAACTGCTATTTTTCTCCCGACTCAGTtagttcacaaatcgaccgtgtaaaCGTCCCACATGTTGTGAATTCTCTAAGCCACTAGTATGCGAGTCATAGATGGCGCTTGTCCTACAGTATGTTGTATATTATGAATTGTgtcattgacattatgtcaatATGGCGCTATGGTTGCGAAGAAATCAAATGTTTGACTTcttaaaatttgcaactttgttacggtcgtACAGCCATTTAGAAAACTAATCAAGTGATTAGAATAAAACCAGGCAAGCATTGTTGCACCGGGATTCGAACCCGGGACCTTTTGGGTATGAGTCCTatgctctaccgattgagctacctggaCCTAATCTGTCCATTATAGTGTTGTTATTGTCG harbors:
- the LOC119078837 gene encoding putative cystathionine gamma-lyase 2, which codes for MTEGRRFETRAILDGQKCGQWSNSEVIPPIVTTMTYFQEDPTDIKGYCYGRFGNPTVDVLQNCIAGMDKAKHCLVYPSGCSAATALLNLLKPGEHYMASNENYGGPRTLFEQYCKNQGIEIDFFDPTDTKSIEATIKPNTRLVWVESPSNPCLKISDIAAIAKIVHSRSNQEIIFAIDNTIMTSYFQRPLEMDADVIFYSLTKYMNGHNDVLGGALVTNDTPLYDNLKANQISTGSLLSPFDCYLVNRGLKTLSLRMTRHCENALAVATYLESHPKIRKVTHPGLPSHPQYELAKKVGSNRAGIVLAQLNGTVAEAKKFIQNLSVFVCSGSIGSFGSMILIPTYLNRSDDKTFEETFGIFDDTVRLSVGIENIDDLIEDLDQALKKAFE